A genomic region of Zea mays cultivar B73 chromosome 6, Zm-B73-REFERENCE-NAM-5.0, whole genome shotgun sequence contains the following coding sequences:
- the LOC100193868 gene encoding uncharacterized protein LOC100193868 precursor, producing the protein MTSNKNTAAARATATVAVLVLVAATLLATVANARPCLDGVLPPSTTSHGVVGDLLPRKIIPPSGPSDFWSPDDEPSPPPPAEATVDRGN; encoded by the coding sequence ATGACTAGCAACAAGAACACTGCCGCCGCcagggcgacggcgacggtggcgGTGTTGGTACTAGTAGCGGCGACGCTCCTGGCAACGGTGGCGAATGCACGGCCTTGCTTGGACGGCGTGCTGCCTCCGTCGACGACGTCACATGGCGTGGTTGGGGATCTGCTGCCGCGTAAGATCATCCCGCCCTCTGGGCCCAGCGACTTCTGGagccccgacgacgagccgtcgccgccaccgcctGCGGAGGCGACAGTCG